A genomic region of Jeotgalibaca ciconiae contains the following coding sequences:
- a CDS encoding type B 50S ribosomal protein L31, producing MKQEIHPNYQQVVFMDTTTGFKFLSGSTKGSSETVEWEDGNTYPLIRMEISSDSHPFYTGRQKFAQAEGRVGRFNKKYGFTQETEEA from the coding sequence ATGAAACAAGAAATTCATCCAAATTACCAACAAGTTGTATTTATGGATACTACAACAGGTTTTAAATTCTTGTCTGGTTCAACAAAAGGATCAAGCGAGACAGTTGAATGGGAAGACGGAAACACATACCCATTAATCCGTATGGAAATTTCTTCTGATTCACATCCGTTCTACACTGGTCGTCAAAAATTTGCACAAGCAGAAGGACGCGTTGGTCGTTTCAACAAGAAATATGGTTTTACTCAAGAAACAGAAGAAGCATAA
- a CDS encoding NADPH-dependent FMN reductase yields MVKIGIITGSTRDARVNTQVAEYLLNKAKDIQGAEFEIVDIKDFNLPALNENVPAAMANKQYETPEAKAWSEKVDSLDGFIFVTPEYNKNVSPSLLNAIAYLAPEFSNKAAGIVSYGSTLGVAANFALRTTLSNFNVAVVGPFGAFSLFTDFEQMSTFAPAEVHEPTIQAVLATTVAWSTALKTLRN; encoded by the coding sequence TTGGTTAAAATTGGTATTATTACAGGAAGCACGCGAGATGCTCGCGTAAATACGCAAGTAGCAGAATATTTATTAAACAAAGCAAAGGATATTCAGGGAGCAGAATTTGAAATTGTTGATATTAAGGACTTCAACCTTCCAGCATTAAATGAAAATGTACCAGCTGCGATGGCAAACAAACAATATGAAACGCCAGAAGCAAAAGCTTGGTCTGAAAAAGTTGATTCGTTGGATGGATTTATTTTTGTAACACCAGAATATAACAAAAATGTATCCCCATCTCTATTGAACGCAATTGCATATTTGGCACCTGAGTTTTCAAATAAAGCAGCAGGAATCGTTTCATACGGGTCAACTTTAGGAGTAGCAGCAAACTTTGCATTGCGTACAACACTGTCAAACTTTAATGTGGCAGTTGTAGGTCCATTTGGTGCATTCAGCTTATTCACTGATTTCGAACAAATGAGCACATTCGCTCCAGCTGAAGTACATGAACCAACGATTCAAGCTGTTCTAGCGACAACAGTTGCTTGGAGTACAGCTTTAAAAACACTACGTAATTAA
- the rho gene encoding transcription termination factor Rho: MEDMLSLQELEKKTLKEIYTFAKEYKIPYYSQMTKKELAHAIIRAQEEKQGFFMTEGVLDIISQEGYGFLRPINYSPSQEDIYISSSQIRRFDLRNGDKVGGKARPPKSSERYYGLMQVNSVNGRNPEEAKERSHFPGLTPIYPDKKIIIETTQKNLSNRMIDLISPIGFGQRGLIVAPPKAGKTSLLKSIANGITANYPDVELIMLLIDERPEEVTDIERSVDGDVVYSTFDQQPANHVRVSELVLERAMRLVEDKRDVVILMDSITRLARAYNLVVPPSGRTLSGGIDPAALYRPKRFFGAARNIEDGGSLTILATALVDTGSRMDDMIYEEFKGTGNSELVLSRELAERRIFPAIDIKKSGTRREELLLNSKEMEGIWKLRKAMRGDTLEYTEEFLKQLRTTRNNEEFSTRISLMK; this comes from the coding sequence ATGGAAGATATGCTGTCCCTTCAAGAACTTGAAAAGAAAACATTAAAGGAAATATATACGTTTGCCAAGGAATATAAAATTCCTTATTACAGCCAAATGACGAAAAAAGAACTTGCTCATGCAATTATTCGTGCGCAAGAAGAAAAGCAAGGATTTTTTATGACTGAGGGCGTTCTTGATATCATTTCGCAGGAAGGCTATGGTTTTTTACGGCCAATTAATTATTCACCGAGTCAAGAAGATATTTACATTTCTTCTTCTCAAATACGTCGTTTTGATTTACGTAACGGAGATAAAGTAGGTGGGAAAGCACGACCGCCAAAATCTTCCGAGCGTTATTATGGGTTAATGCAAGTAAACAGTGTAAATGGCAGAAATCCGGAAGAGGCAAAAGAACGTTCGCATTTCCCTGGGCTGACACCCATTTATCCTGACAAAAAAATTATTATTGAAACAACACAGAAAAACCTTTCAAATCGAATGATTGATTTGATTTCACCTATCGGCTTTGGACAACGTGGTTTAATTGTTGCGCCCCCTAAAGCAGGAAAAACTTCTCTTTTAAAAAGCATAGCGAACGGTATCACTGCGAATTATCCGGATGTAGAATTGATTATGTTATTAATAGATGAGCGTCCTGAAGAAGTAACTGATATTGAACGAAGTGTAGATGGCGATGTTGTTTATTCTACTTTTGACCAGCAACCGGCCAATCATGTTCGTGTGAGTGAACTTGTATTGGAGCGAGCAATGCGTCTCGTGGAAGACAAGCGTGATGTCGTTATTTTAATGGATAGCATTACTCGTTTGGCACGTGCTTATAATTTAGTGGTTCCACCAAGCGGTCGTACATTAAGTGGAGGGATTGATCCCGCTGCATTGTACCGCCCGAAACGATTCTTTGGCGCGGCTCGTAATATTGAAGACGGCGGAAGCTTAACCATATTGGCGACCGCACTAGTAGATACGGGAAGCCGGATGGATGATATGATTTATGAAGAATTTAAAGGAACAGGAAACTCTGAACTGGTCCTATCTCGTGAACTGGCAGAGAGAAGGATATTCCCTGCGATTGATATTAAAAAGTCTGGTACGCGTCGCGAGGAATTATTGCTGAACTCAAAAGAGATGGAAGGCATTTGGAAGCTTCGTAAAGCAATGCGCGGCGATACGTTGGAGTATACAGAAGAATTCTTGAAACAACTGCGCACCACAAGAAATAACGAAGAGTTCTCAACGCGAATTTCTTTAATGAAATAA
- a CDS encoding SMI1/KNR4 family protein — protein sequence MKGNSALTSRLSSDDLPRSYYQLVSRQNGGYMENMRFSTAEPTSDGLNYGLIHYILGLHEETSHGIFQQQRNDLPDYFIVFSANEQQLFAFDYSVIDDFGEPAIRYLDLETDNWQTVAPNLAALLEKTNSYQMEIPLVGKMTLSEVEHSLLLAKDAAYLENLWLHLEDGFDKQWLFNWLAFFAEHAEVSFRKATLQALETQLLYFRLQLPKNAEDVLDLFLSDEKEDLCMQAEILRKEYKDN from the coding sequence ATGAAAGGAAATTCCGCACTTACCTCCCGCCTCTCTAGCGATGATTTACCGCGAAGTTATTACCAACTCGTTAGCAGACAAAACGGAGGATATATGGAGAATATGCGCTTCTCTACAGCGGAACCAACTTCTGATGGATTAAATTACGGCTTGATTCATTATATTTTGGGTCTTCACGAAGAAACATCGCATGGCATTTTCCAGCAGCAACGAAATGATTTACCGGATTATTTTATTGTTTTTAGTGCCAATGAGCAACAACTTTTTGCTTTTGATTATTCCGTGATCGACGACTTTGGTGAACCAGCCATTCGTTATTTAGATTTAGAAACCGATAACTGGCAAACTGTTGCGCCCAACTTGGCTGCATTGCTGGAAAAAACAAATTCCTATCAAATGGAAATTCCATTAGTTGGAAAAATGACATTGTCTGAGGTTGAACATAGCCTGTTGTTAGCCAAAGACGCTGCTTATTTAGAAAATCTTTGGCTTCATTTAGAAGATGGCTTTGATAAGCAGTGGCTTTTTAACTGGCTGGCTTTTTTTGCCGAGCATGCTGAGGTTTCATTTCGGAAGGCTACTCTTCAAGCACTGGAGACGCAGCTGCTTTACTTCCGTTTGCAACTACCGAAAAATGCAGAAGATGTATTGGATTTATTTTTGTCGGATGAGAAGGAAGATCTCTGCATGCAGGCAGAGATTTTACGGAAAGAATATAAAGATAACTGA
- a CDS encoding acyl-CoA dehydrogenase family protein, producing the protein MFLKEDLLSEIHGRAEKYDKENTFPYEDYAALKEAGYYRAFVPKKYGGFGLSLKEIAHEQTRLAKAAPATALGINMHQIIVGVAKYMVKHGNLQGEQILKDAADGHLLSFAISEPANDRVLFGSICKAQANADGSYHFYGPKVFISMVAECSRMVTYGMDDNDGHPQSVFAYIENNEETIRIKRDWDTLGMRGTQSYSVELAGAYASKEQILTKVAPGPNFNPVVFGIFAHFELLLAATYHGIGKRALELGIETVKKRKSISQGITYAQDKNIRWRIAEAALLLNSIQPQIDALATDIESDADYGDLWMPRLSAIKNYSVETSIKAVEEMVRASGGRSYYNDTELSRLLRDVYAGLFQPSDQESLHDAWASVLLGPIEE; encoded by the coding sequence ATGTTTTTAAAGGAAGATTTGTTGTCAGAAATTCATGGACGTGCTGAAAAGTATGACAAGGAGAATACATTCCCTTATGAGGATTATGCTGCTTTGAAGGAAGCTGGTTATTATCGTGCCTTTGTACCGAAAAAATATGGCGGATTCGGTTTGAGCTTAAAAGAAATTGCTCATGAACAAACACGCCTTGCAAAAGCTGCGCCTGCAACGGCTTTAGGAATCAATATGCACCAAATCATTGTGGGGGTCGCCAAATACATGGTGAAGCACGGGAATCTGCAAGGTGAGCAAATCTTGAAAGATGCAGCAGATGGCCACTTACTTTCGTTTGCTATTTCCGAACCAGCAAATGACCGCGTTTTATTCGGTTCCATTTGCAAAGCTCAAGCGAATGCAGATGGTAGTTATCACTTTTATGGTCCGAAAGTGTTTATTTCCATGGTCGCCGAATGTTCTCGTATGGTGACATACGGGATGGATGATAACGACGGCCATCCTCAATCCGTCTTTGCTTATATTGAAAACAATGAAGAAACCATTCGTATTAAGCGTGATTGGGATACATTAGGGATGCGCGGCACGCAATCGTACAGTGTCGAATTGGCGGGTGCTTATGCTTCGAAGGAACAAATTTTAACTAAAGTAGCGCCGGGTCCAAATTTCAATCCTGTTGTATTTGGTATTTTTGCCCACTTTGAGCTTTTGTTAGCTGCAACCTACCATGGCATTGGAAAGCGTGCATTGGAGCTAGGCATCGAGACTGTTAAAAAACGTAAATCCATATCACAAGGGATTACCTATGCTCAAGACAAAAATATTCGTTGGCGAATTGCTGAAGCGGCACTGCTATTAAACAGTATCCAACCGCAAATCGATGCATTAGCCACTGACATCGAATCCGATGCAGATTACGGCGACTTATGGATGCCCCGATTATCAGCTATTAAAAACTATTCTGTGGAAACTTCCATTAAAGCAGTTGAAGAGATGGTGCGTGCAAGCGGCGGCCGTTCCTATTACAATGATACAGAGTTATCGCGGTTGTTGCGTGATGTGTATGCGGGATTATTCCAACCATCTGACCAAGAATCTCTGCACGATGCTTGGGCAAGTGTCTTATTGGGACCGATTGAAGAATAA
- a CDS encoding CTP synthase, producing the protein MTKYIFVSGGVVSSIGKGIVAASLGRLLKERGLNVTLQKFDPYINVDPGTMSPYQHGEVFVTDDGTETDLDLGHYERFTDSHLNQYSNLTTGKIYSEVIRKERRGDYEGGTVQVIPHITDEIKSKIISAGESTDSDIVITEIGGTVGDIESLPYWEALRQMRNDVGKENILYIHVTLLPYLKAAEELKTKPTQHSVKELRSLGIQPNILVVRTEQEIPEAIKEKLARFCDVDSNAVFESQDTSSIYRIPLLLKEQKMDDIVLQQLNMKAPEADLTDWKELVENIDRIEKTVRIAIVGKYVSLPDAYLSVVESLKHAGYHLKRQIQIEWIHSEELSPETVSERLRGMDGILVPGGFGSRGIEGMILAIQYAREQGVPFLGICLGMQVACIEFARNVVGLKEANSTEINSETPDPVISIMPDQDAEGDLGGTLRLGLYPCHLKPKTLAHELYQKDSIEERHRHRYEFNNDYRDTLAEKGLIFSGISPDGRLNEIIELKDHPFFIACQYHPEFLSRPNRPHPFFFGMIKSSMQ; encoded by the coding sequence ATGACAAAGTATATTTTCGTATCCGGAGGAGTTGTATCTTCTATTGGAAAAGGAATTGTTGCAGCTTCACTGGGGAGGTTATTGAAAGAGCGAGGTCTGAATGTAACACTTCAAAAATTTGATCCATATATTAACGTGGACCCAGGAACAATGAGTCCCTACCAGCATGGAGAAGTTTTTGTAACAGATGATGGGACAGAGACGGATTTAGATCTAGGACATTATGAGCGTTTTACAGACAGTCATCTGAATCAATACTCGAATCTTACGACAGGTAAGATTTATTCCGAAGTTATCCGGAAAGAGCGGCGCGGGGATTATGAGGGCGGAACTGTACAAGTGATTCCGCATATTACAGATGAAATTAAATCAAAAATCATTAGTGCAGGCGAATCGACTGACTCTGACATCGTGATTACTGAGATTGGCGGCACAGTTGGTGATATCGAATCGTTGCCTTATTGGGAAGCGTTACGACAAATGAGGAATGATGTAGGTAAAGAAAATATTCTATATATCCATGTGACGTTGTTGCCTTATTTAAAAGCTGCAGAAGAGTTAAAAACGAAGCCAACCCAACACAGTGTGAAGGAATTAAGAAGCCTGGGAATCCAGCCGAATATTCTTGTTGTTCGAACAGAACAAGAAATTCCAGAGGCAATAAAAGAAAAATTAGCTCGTTTTTGTGATGTGGACTCCAATGCTGTTTTTGAATCCCAAGATACGTCAAGTATTTATCGTATTCCGTTGCTTTTAAAAGAACAAAAAATGGACGACATTGTTCTGCAGCAGTTAAATATGAAAGCTCCTGAAGCAGATTTAACAGACTGGAAAGAACTTGTGGAGAATATTGATCGAATAGAAAAAACTGTTCGAATCGCCATCGTTGGAAAATATGTTTCTTTGCCGGATGCCTACCTTTCTGTAGTGGAATCTTTGAAGCATGCTGGCTATCATTTAAAAAGACAGATTCAAATCGAATGGATTCATTCAGAAGAGCTAAGCCCTGAAACAGTTAGTGAACGATTAAGAGGGATGGATGGTATTCTCGTTCCGGGAGGTTTCGGCAGTAGAGGAATCGAAGGAATGATTCTGGCGATTCAATATGCAAGGGAACAAGGTGTACCATTTTTAGGGATTTGTCTGGGAATGCAAGTAGCGTGTATTGAATTTGCTCGTAATGTTGTGGGGCTGAAAGAAGCAAATTCAACAGAAATTAATTCTGAAACACCTGACCCTGTTATTTCTATCATGCCTGATCAAGATGCAGAAGGTGATTTAGGAGGGACGTTGCGTTTAGGATTGTACCCTTGCCATTTAAAGCCGAAAACATTGGCACATGAATTATATCAGAAAGATTCAATAGAAGAGCGCCATCGTCACCGCTATGAATTCAATAACGATTATCGTGATACTTTAGCAGAGAAAGGCTTAATTTTTTCTGGGATTTCACCAGATGGAAGATTAAATGAAATTATCGAATTGAAAGATCATCCATTCTTCATTGCTTGTCAATATCATCCAGAATTTTTGTCGCGGCCAAATCGCCCGCATCCTTTTTTCTTTGGAATGATTAAATCTTCTATGCAATAA
- a CDS encoding VOC family protein produces the protein MIKKRVHGIDHVGLTVPDIEKATTFFKKALAGEVIYDTFTKSEPKRDSPETQHRLGISPDMAQRAIRMLGFPNGSQIELFEYDGNEQSPPIRSSDLGWNHVAFYTDDIYATLEAVEDSGGNRLADPKPLSGLEAGDGNLFCYIRTPWGSTLELISYPTSQPYIKEAPREKWQV, from the coding sequence TTGATTAAAAAACGAGTTCATGGCATTGACCACGTTGGTTTAACCGTACCTGATATTGAAAAAGCTACTACTTTTTTTAAAAAAGCTTTAGCAGGCGAAGTAATCTATGATACATTTACCAAATCAGAGCCAAAACGTGATTCTCCTGAGACGCAACATAGATTAGGAATTTCTCCTGATATGGCACAACGAGCTATCCGAATGCTTGGTTTTCCGAATGGGTCTCAAATTGAACTATTTGAATATGACGGAAATGAACAATCTCCTCCTATTCGTTCTTCGGATTTGGGTTGGAACCATGTAGCTTTTTACACGGATGACATTTATGCAACTTTAGAAGCAGTTGAAGATTCTGGAGGCAATCGTTTAGCAGATCCAAAACCCTTAAGCGGTTTAGAAGCGGGTGATGGTAATCTTTTTTGTTACATAAGAACTCCATGGGGTTCTACTTTAGAACTGATCTCTTACCCCACTTCGCAACCCTATATAAAAGAGGCACCTCGAGAGAAATGGCAAGTATGA
- a CDS encoding D-alanine--D-alanine ligase, which yields MKVFLIYGGKSAEHDVSILTAHSIVKEIYYEYYDVIPIYITRKGDWIQGETLYAPVEHSEFLRLAENAEASMATEEGNLSYGVKITPAAIQSEDAVIFPVLHGPNGEDGTVQGLFEVLDMPYVGCGVLASAAGMDKITSKQLFQQAGLPQVPYVPVFKFDWNNDQEKIFMRCEGSLIYPMYVKPANMGSSVGISKASNRDELIEAINKALLYDHRIVVEQGVEAREIEIAILGNSDVHTSVPGEIVKKIDFYDYEEKYINNAVDLQIPAELPEELVAKLQNYASKAFRIIDGTGLSRCDFFVTSNNEIYLNEVNTLPGFTKFSMYPLLWEYTGLKYSDLVEELIQLALKRHSEKINYVDVD from the coding sequence ATGAAAGTTTTTCTAATCTATGGAGGCAAGAGTGCCGAGCATGATGTTTCGATACTCACGGCCCACTCAATTGTTAAAGAAATATATTATGAATATTACGATGTTATTCCGATATACATTACTCGCAAAGGGGACTGGATCCAAGGAGAAACCTTGTATGCACCCGTCGAACATTCTGAGTTCTTACGTTTAGCTGAAAATGCTGAAGCAAGTATGGCAACAGAAGAAGGAAATCTTTCTTATGGAGTGAAAATTACACCTGCAGCCATTCAATCTGAAGATGCAGTAATTTTCCCGGTCTTGCATGGTCCAAACGGTGAGGATGGAACAGTCCAAGGATTATTTGAAGTCCTGGATATGCCTTATGTGGGTTGCGGTGTATTAGCAAGCGCGGCAGGTATGGATAAAATCACTAGCAAGCAATTATTCCAGCAAGCTGGTTTGCCCCAAGTGCCATATGTACCTGTATTTAAGTTTGATTGGAATAATGACCAAGAAAAAATATTTATGCGTTGTGAAGGGTCATTAATTTATCCTATGTATGTGAAACCAGCGAATATGGGGTCAAGTGTAGGGATTTCAAAAGCGTCAAACCGTGACGAATTAATTGAAGCAATTAACAAAGCTCTTTTGTATGATCATCGTATTGTGGTGGAACAAGGGGTTGAAGCAAGAGAAATTGAAATTGCTATTCTTGGAAATTCAGATGTCCATACATCTGTGCCTGGTGAAATTGTGAAGAAAATCGATTTTTATGATTATGAAGAAAAATATATTAACAATGCTGTTGATTTACAAATTCCTGCTGAACTTCCAGAAGAACTTGTTGCGAAGTTACAGAATTATGCATCAAAAGCATTCCGAATTATTGATGGTACGGGGTTGAGTCGTTGTGACTTTTTTGTAACCAGCAATAACGAAATATATTTAAATGAAGTCAACACATTACCTGGCTTCACGAAGTTTTCCATGTATCCATTGTTATGGGAATACACAGGGTTGAAGTACAGCGATTTAGTGGAAGAGTTAATACAACTAGCATTAAAACGTCATTCTGAAAAAATTAATTACGTTGATGTTGATTAA
- a CDS encoding AAC(3) family N-acetyltransferase translates to MYTKHDLINQLEELGINRNGTVLVHSSFKSIGEVDGGPDTVLDSFIEYMQDGLLVLPTHTWAYINEQNPVFSVEDSKTNVGILTELFRKREGVVRSWHPTHSVAALGEGAEEFVSGAEKFDTPCARGSVWGKLLDNKAQIILLGVNLTRNTYIHGIEEWVDIPGRISDTHQQLYSLLPDGRKISVPSRRHTGASWSEHFWKVDEVLIEEGAMYIGKFGDAEVRVCDAERLNEVLTEMLHADPDLFTKNEPLSEEMRTFFHNKEKN, encoded by the coding sequence ATGTATACGAAGCATGATTTAATCAATCAATTAGAAGAATTGGGAATTAATAGAAATGGAACCGTATTAGTTCATTCCTCTTTTAAGAGTATTGGCGAGGTGGATGGCGGTCCTGATACGGTTTTGGATAGCTTTATTGAATACATGCAAGATGGACTTTTGGTATTGCCGACTCACACATGGGCATATATTAATGAACAAAATCCTGTGTTTTCTGTTGAAGATTCAAAAACAAATGTGGGGATTCTCACAGAACTTTTCCGCAAACGCGAAGGAGTCGTTCGTTCTTGGCATCCAACGCATTCTGTAGCAGCTTTAGGAGAAGGCGCAGAAGAATTTGTCAGCGGCGCAGAGAAGTTTGATACACCTTGTGCACGAGGATCTGTTTGGGGAAAATTATTAGATAATAAAGCTCAGATTATTTTGTTGGGAGTGAATTTAACCAGAAATACCTATATTCACGGCATTGAAGAATGGGTTGATATTCCTGGAAGAATTTCTGATACTCATCAACAGCTTTATAGCTTATTACCCGACGGAAGAAAAATTTCCGTACCATCAAGAAGGCATACAGGTGCTTCTTGGTCGGAACATTTTTGGAAAGTGGATGAAGTGCTTATCGAAGAGGGCGCAATGTATATAGGGAAATTTGGGGATGCGGAAGTTAGAGTATGCGATGCAGAGAGATTAAATGAAGTATTAACGGAAATGCTTCATGCGGACCCAGATTTGTTTACTAAAAATGAACCTTTAAGTGAAGAAATGAGAACTTTTTTTCATAATAAAGAAAAAAATTAA
- the fba gene encoding class II fructose-1,6-bisphosphate aldolase, whose amino-acid sequence MSRLVNMTEMLNKALEGKYAVGQFNINNLEWVQAVLQAAQEENSPVILGVSEGAAKYMGGHLVVASMVSALLETMDITVPVALHLDHGSSFDNCKEAIDAGYSSVMIDNSKYPIDENIEQTKRVVEYAHSKNASVEAEVGTVGGTEDGVTGGVQYADAQECLRMVQEAKIDTLAAALGSVHGPYEGEPKLGFDEMKEISELTNTPLVLHGGSGIPQHQIEKAIEYGHSKINVNTECQQVWTAAVRDKLATDSNVYDPRKIIGPGKDAIVKLVKERMQVFGSSQKA is encoded by the coding sequence ATGAGTCGTTTAGTAAATATGACAGAAATGTTAAACAAAGCGTTGGAAGGTAAGTATGCTGTTGGTCAATTCAATATCAACAACCTAGAATGGGTGCAAGCAGTATTACAAGCAGCACAAGAAGAAAACTCTCCAGTTATTTTAGGTGTATCAGAAGGTGCAGCAAAATATATGGGTGGACATCTAGTTGTTGCGTCAATGGTAAGTGCATTACTAGAAACAATGGATATTACTGTTCCAGTAGCACTTCATTTAGACCATGGATCAAGTTTTGACAACTGTAAAGAAGCAATTGATGCAGGTTATTCATCTGTAATGATTGATAACTCTAAATACCCAATTGATGAAAATATTGAACAAACAAAGCGTGTAGTAGAATATGCACACTCAAAAAATGCATCAGTTGAAGCAGAAGTTGGTACTGTTGGTGGTACAGAAGACGGTGTAACTGGCGGAGTTCAATATGCAGACGCTCAAGAATGTCTACGTATGGTACAAGAAGCAAAAATCGATACTTTAGCAGCAGCTTTAGGATCTGTTCACGGACCATATGAAGGTGAACCAAAACTAGGCTTTGATGAAATGAAAGAAATCTCTGAATTAACAAACACACCTCTAGTGCTTCACGGTGGATCAGGAATTCCTCAACATCAAATTGAAAAAGCAATCGAATACGGTCACAGCAAAATTAACGTGAATACAGAATGTCAACAAGTTTGGACAGCAGCTGTTCGCGATAAATTAGCTACAGACTCTAATGTCTATGACCCACGTAAAATTATTGGGCCAGGAAAAGATGCAATCGTGAAATTGGTAAAAGAAAGAATGCAAGTATTTGGTTCTAGCCAAAAAGCGTAA
- a CDS encoding thioredoxin fold domain-containing protein: MSQEQYEEVVSNFIEITAQDVENRLAKGEKTILFIGKPTCPYCQKFVPKLDNVREQNNLTIHYLNSLNTPTDAEIKALRDKMEVPLVPQVVTIDGENAFTNLKIDSSASEETLAELLAE, encoded by the coding sequence ATGAGTCAAGAACAATACGAAGAAGTTGTAAGTAATTTTATTGAAATTACTGCTCAAGATGTTGAAAACCGTTTGGCTAAGGGAGAAAAAACTATTCTCTTTATTGGGAAACCGACCTGTCCATACTGTCAAAAGTTTGTTCCAAAGTTAGATAATGTCCGTGAACAAAACAATTTGACTATTCATTACTTAAATAGCTTGAATACACCAACAGATGCAGAAATTAAAGCGCTGCGCGATAAAATGGAAGTTCCGTTAGTACCACAAGTAGTAACAATTGATGGCGAAAATGCCTTCACAAACTTAAAAATCGACAGCAGCGCATCTGAAGAAACATTAGCAGAACTATTAGCTGAATAA
- a CDS encoding UDP-N-acetylglucosamine 1-carboxyvinyltransferase — translation MKKIIINGNKPLNGEVTISGAKNSTVALIPASILADSVVTLEGIPNIQDVHSLIEILLEFNVKVEFEEEAGILTIDPSKMISIPMPNGKIKNLRASYYFMGAMLSKFGEGVIGLPGGCYLGPRPIDQHIKGFEALGATVRNELGAIYLRSPEEGLIGDRIYLDVVSIGATINTILASVKANGRTVIENAAKEPEIIDVCTLLNNMGAKIRGAGTDVIRIDGVEELKGCRHTVIPDRIEAGTYLTAAAAMGEEVLIKNVIVEHIEGLVAKMEEMGVDMEIGEDSILVHESSDLKMTHIKTLPYPGFATDLQQPLTPLLLKAQGDGTIIDTIYPKRVNHIPELRRMGAAIKIESDTIILNGPNELTGVEVTASDLRAGACLVIAGLMAKGQTTISGVENILRGYDGIVEKLTALGADIKMIEE, via the coding sequence ATGAAAAAGATAATCATCAATGGAAACAAACCATTGAATGGTGAAGTAACAATTAGTGGAGCGAAAAACAGTACAGTTGCTTTAATTCCTGCATCTATTTTAGCAGATTCTGTAGTGACCCTTGAAGGGATTCCGAATATTCAAGATGTTCATTCACTGATTGAGATTCTGCTTGAATTTAATGTAAAAGTAGAATTTGAAGAAGAAGCGGGTATTCTAACCATTGATCCTTCTAAAATGATCTCCATTCCTATGCCAAATGGAAAAATTAAGAATCTTAGAGCGTCTTACTACTTTATGGGTGCTATGTTATCTAAGTTTGGTGAAGGTGTAATTGGCTTGCCTGGAGGATGCTATTTAGGTCCACGCCCGATCGATCAACATATTAAAGGATTTGAGGCGTTAGGAGCTACCGTGCGTAATGAATTAGGTGCCATTTATTTACGAAGCCCAGAAGAAGGCTTAATAGGAGACCGTATTTATTTAGACGTAGTTTCAATCGGCGCAACGATTAATACGATTCTAGCTTCTGTAAAAGCAAATGGAAGAACGGTCATCGAAAATGCGGCAAAAGAGCCAGAGATTATAGATGTTTGTACGCTATTAAATAATATGGGCGCAAAAATTCGTGGTGCTGGCACGGATGTTATTCGAATCGATGGAGTAGAAGAATTAAAAGGCTGTCGTCATACAGTTATTCCAGACCGAATCGAAGCAGGCACTTATTTAACAGCAGCAGCGGCAATGGGTGAAGAAGTTTTAATTAAAAATGTTATTGTAGAACATATTGAAGGACTCGTAGCCAAAATGGAGGAAATGGGCGTTGATATGGAAATTGGTGAGGACAGTATTTTGGTTCACGAGTCTTCTGATTTAAAAATGACTCATATTAAAACCTTGCCTTATCCAGGATTTGCAACGGATCTTCAACAGCCACTAACACCCTTACTTCTAAAAGCACAAGGTGATGGTACAATTATCGATACTATTTATCCAAAACGTGTGAATCATATTCCAGAGCTACGTAGAATGGGCGCAGCCATAAAAATTGAGAGTGATACAATTATTCTAAACGGACCAAATGAATTAACAGGTGTAGAGGTAACCGCAAGTGATTTACGGGCTGGCGCTTGTTTAGTTATTGCAGGTTTGATGGCAAAAGGACAGACGACGATTTCAGGAGTAGAAAATATTCTACGAGGATACGATGGTATTGTTGAGAAGTTAACAGCACTAGGTGCAGACATAAAAATGATTGAAGAATAG